One Stigmatopora argus isolate UIUO_Sarg chromosome 12, RoL_Sarg_1.0, whole genome shotgun sequence genomic window carries:
- the metap1d gene encoding methionine aminopeptidase 1D, mitochondrial, producing the protein MASYCTAAFLTSSRLADALRRIRALEPCHPRRHFFWRKWTESHPHNVVHPATVLPPYAVPKHIERPDYVGAGSVPEWPDFIEIKNPEQIESLAGACRLARRVLLLAGRSLKAGMTTDEIDFIVHQEIIQHDAYPSPLGYGGFPKSVCTSVNNVVCHGIPDSRPLQDGDIVNIDVTVYLDGYHGDTSETFLIGQVDEVGRRLVETARRCRDDAIAACQPGAPLCVIGNTISKIAHANGFQVCPYFIGHGIGSYFHGHPEIWHHENDNDTTMDEGMTFTIEPILMEGSPEYRILKDKWTAVSLDDKRSAQFEHTVVITSDGVEILTKLPEEDNR; encoded by the exons ATGGCGTCCTACTGCACGGCTGCATTTCTAACGAGCTCAA GACTGGCCGATGCCCTCCGCCGAATACGCGCTTTGGAGCCGTGCCACCCACGCCGCCACTTTTTCTGGAGGAAATGGACCGAATCCCATCCGCACAATGTCGTTCACCCAGCGACCGTTCTACCTCCCTACGCCGTGCCCAAG CACATCGAGCGCCCGGATTACGTCGGCGCCGGCTCGGTCCCGGAATGGCCAGACTTCATCGAAATAAAAAACCCTGAGCAAATCGAAAGCCTCGCCGGAGCGTGCCGACTGGCTCGACGCGTGCTGCTATTGGCTGGGAGAAGCCTGAAA gcGGGTATGACAACGGATGAAATAGACTTTATCGTACATCAAGAAATTATCCAACACGATGCCTATCCCTCCCCGCTGGGATATGGAGGATTCCCAAAATCCGTTTGCACTTCGGTCAACAACGTGGTGTGTCACGGAATACCTGACAG TCGCCCCCTTCAGGACGGAGACATCGTCAACATTGACGTCACG GTGTATTTGGACGGTTACCACGGCGATACGTCAGAAACCTTCCTGATCGGCCAGGTGGATGAAGTCGGCCGGCGATTGGTGGAAACGGCCAGGCGTTGCAGGGATGACGCTATCGCGGCGTGCCAACCCGGGGCGCCGCTCTGCGTTATCGGGAACACCATCAG CAAAATAGCTCACGCAAACGGATTCCAAGTATGTCCTTATTTCATCGGCCACGGAATCGGCTCCTACTTCCACGGCCACCCTGAGATTTGGCACCACG AAAACGACAATGACACCACTATGGACGAAGGGATGACTTTTACGATAG AACCCATCTTGATGGAGGGCTCCCCAGAATATCGAATCCTGAAGGATAAGTGGACGGCGGTGTCCTTAGACGACAAAag ATCGGCTCAATTTGAGCACACGGTAGTTATCACTTCGGACGGAGTGGAAATTCTCACTAAACTGCCAGAAGAGGACAACCGTTGA